A segment of the Terribacillus aidingensis genome:
GCAGATAAGACATTTGCTTCCCGCTTATTATTGGGAACAGGCAAATACCCGTCATTTGAGGTACAGGTAGAGGCGGTCGATATTTCGAAGGCAGAGATACTGACATTTGCTGTGAGGCGGATGGATATCTTTGAGCCATCTCAGCCAAATTTCCTGGAACAGCTGGATCTGGAAAAGTACTCTTTACTTCCGAATACAGCAGGGGCAAAGACAGCAGAAGAGGCTGTTCGTATTGCCAAACTGGCTAAAGCTTCGGGTTTATGCGATATGGTGAAGGTGGAAGTGATTGGCTGTGACCGGACATTGCTTCCTGATCCAGTTGAGACACTGCGGGCATCTGAAATGCTGTTGGAGGAGGGCTTCATTGTCCTGCCTTACACGTCGGATGATGTTGTATTGGCCAAGCGGCTCGTGGATCTGGGAGTACATGCGATTATGCCAGGTGCATCGCCAATTGGTTCGGGAAAAGGTATCATCAATCCTTTCAACCTGCGTATGATCATTGAACAGAGCAGTGTACCGGTCATTGTTGATGCTGGTATTGGTTCTCCTAAAGATGCTGCGTATGCAATGGAGCTCGGGGCTGATGGTGTCTTGTTGAATACAGCTGTGTCCGGAGCTGCAGACCCTGTTCGAATGGCATATGCGATGAAGCTGGCTATTGAAGCAGGTCGTTTAGGTTTTGAAGCAGGAAGAATTCCTGAAAAAAATTACGCAGTAGCTAGCAGCCCGAATGAAGGTTTGTTTACCTGATGAAGGATCGTTATCGGAAACAGGAGCTGTTCATCGGCAAGGATGGGCAGGCACAGGTGGAAAACGGTAAAATTGTCTTAATTGGGATGGGAGCATTAGGCTCTGCTTCTGCAGAGATGCTTGTACGTGCTGGTATTGGAGAACTGATGCTTATTGATCGGGATTATGTTGAATTCCATAATCTCCAGCGCCAGCAGCTGTATACAGAGCAAGATGCTGCTGCCTATTTGCCGAAAGCTTCTGCAGCAAAGGAGCGACTACAGGCAATCAATCAACAAGTGACGCTGCATACCGTGATTGAAAATGTTGATTACCATAATATCGAGCGCTTGATTGAAGATGCTGATGTAATTGTGGATGCTACCGATAATTTCGAGACACGTTTAATCGTCAATGATGCAGCATTGAAGCACGGTATTCCGTACTTATATGGTGCATGTGTGGGCAGCTACGGGATAACCTACCCAGTGCTCGCCGATAAAGATACTCCATGTCTTCACTGTCTCTTGGAACAGCTTCCGCAGCAAAGCGAAACATGTGATACGGCAGGAATCATCAGCCCGATTGTCCAATGGGTGGCGGCGATGCAAGTGACACAAGCATTACGAATCTTATGCGGTCAGGAAGTAAAGGCAGAACTATGTGCATTTGATATTTGGACAGGGGATTATACGAGAGTGGACGTGAAAAACCTTCGCAATTCAAGTTGTCCCAGCTGCGGCACACATGCAGTATTGCCTTTTTTGAATGGCTCCTCCCAGACGAGACTGGATGTCCTTTGCGGAAGAGAGGCAGTCCATATAAGGCCTAGCGCCAAAAAATCATTGAACCTGCGAGCTTTATCTGAAGAGTGGGTTTGTGCAGTCGACCAGATCACTGTTAATGAATACTTGCTGGCTTTTCAATACAAGGGTCATAGATTTGTGCTATTTGCTGATGGCAGAGCAATCATTCATGGTGTGGCTGACATAAGCCGGGCGCGTTCCCTTTATGACAGTCTTGTCGGATAATGTTGTTAGAATTTTCAGTTGACTCTGTATCTTATTCATGCTAAACTCCTTCATAACAAATGAATATATAAAACTCTTATCAAGAGCGGCGGAGGGACTGGCCCGATGATGCCCGGCAACCTGCAAGTGTAACTTTGACTTGTATAGGTGCTAATTCCTGTAGATGAGAGAAGACACAGTACGGTACATTCGTCTCCCTGTCCTCTCAGGGAGGCTTTTTTTTTATGCAGAAAATCATTCGAGGAGGCAAAACAGATGACAGCAGTGAAGATTGGATTGATAGGATACGGCACAGTAGGAAGCGCTGTAGGGAGGACGATCCGCTCCCATCAGGAGAACCTGCAGACGATTTTCGGGAAGGAGGTACATGTGGCAGGTGTCTTGGTGCGGGAAAAGAAGAAGTATGCGCAGCAAGTGACGGACGCATTGCTGACAGATGATGCAGATGAGTTGTTCTCCATATCTGATCTTGATGTGATCATCGAAGCGAGTGTCGGAATTGAGCCTGCTTTCAGTTATCTAACGGAAGCAATCCAGCACGGCTGTCATATAATCACAGCGAATAAAGAATTGATTGCTTCCCGGGGCGCGGAGCTGAAGCAATTGGCAAAGGATAAAGGTGTTCGGTTGGAATATGAAGCAGCAGTCGCGGGCGGTGTACCGGTGATTGGGACGTTGAAGCAGCTTCTGCATATTAACCATGTCGTCAAAGTAGAGGCGATTTTAAATGGCACATCCAATTTCATTCTGACGGAAATGTCCGATAAGGGCCTTCCATTTGGAGAGGCGCTGCGTCTCGCGCAGGAAGCTGGTTTTGCAGAAGCAGATCCCGCCAATGATGTTGATGGCTGGGATGCGTTTTATAAACTAATGGTGTTGAGTGATTTGTTATTTGAAGCTCAGCCGTTTTGGGAGAAGGTCACGCGCAGGGGAATCCGTTCGGTTTCCTCACAGGATATCCGTGCAGCCGCAGAACAAGGGTGGAAAATTAAACATGTTGCCACGCTTGAAAACGCGGGCGGAGAAGTGACGGCATCTGTAGAACCAGTCATCCTAACAGCTGCACACCCGTTGTACAGTGTAGATGGAGTAGATAATGCTGTATGTGTGGAAGGTGATCTGGTTGGCAAGCTGAAGCTTCAAGGGCCAGGTGCCGGCGCCCTGCCGACGGCCAGTGCCATCGTCGAGGACTTGGCGAACCTCGTCCATCAGCGGAAAGAAATCAGTGTAAAACGCGAAATCAAATTCACGGAGAAACGGGAGGCAGTTCCTTATGTTCACTTGCCGTCTGGTGAGACAGTTCTTCTTCACGGAGAAAACGTTGCATCTGATGGTCGCTATTATCGACTTGCTGCAAGAGCACAGGCTAAGGCAGAGGCTTAATGTAGGAAGACGATAAGATGGACAAAAAGAAGGTGTACATATGATGACTTATGTATGCCTTTTTACATGCTTATTCTAATAAGCACTGCCTCTTTTGACCTATTTTTTGTATAATGAGGAAGTACATAGAGAAATGTGCAATATTTTAGGTAAGGGGTAGATTTTATGGTAGCTTGTCCGTCATGTGGACACAACAATACGGAGGGGAGTAAGTTTTGCGAGAATTGCGGTGCAGCTTTACAAGGGCAAACTGCAGCAGGTCACACACAGCAAGAAGCAGTTTCATCGGGTGAAAGTGCCAAGGCGAATGAGTACCTTGAGGTCACAAAACAGGCATCATTATCATTTTTCCATTATTTTGCTGATGTGATTAAACACCCATTTAGCTCAGGTAAGCGCTACGGTGTTAGCAATCTGACGAATAGCATCATCACGATGATTCTCTTCGCTGTGTTTTTAGGATTGACAGTTTATATCGGGATGAAGAATTTATTAAAGGAAATAAGCACTGTACCTCTTTTTGGAGACATGCTAAGTGCGGATGAACTAGACATTGAGTTATCATTTGTCGAGTTTGCCATCAAGCCGTTCATTTTCTTTGCATTTTTTGTTTTCGTGGTGGCAGTTTTGGTATTTGCTGCGAGCAAACTCTCAAAGATTGAAACAAGCTTCAAATCTATAATAGTTAGGTACGGGAGCTATTTAATTCCTTTCCTAGGATTAGTAGCATTAGGTTTCCTGCTTGCACTAGTAAATATTAATCTTTTCTTGTGGTTTACTACTATTGGTTTCGTTGGCACGTTTTTCATTGTGCCTGTGCTTGTGCTGGTAAGCTTATATCGTGATAGCAGAAGTGGCTTGGATATTGTATACAGCTCTTTATTTGTTACTATCTGTACAATGATTGTTTTGTATATCGCTCAAAGAATGTATTTGGAAGAACTAATAGAACAAATGGAAGAACTCATGAATCAATTTTCAATCTTTTAATTAGGAAAAGAGACAGGAAATCCTGTCTCTTTTGTTTTACTCAATATTCGTCAGCTTCCAATCGTCTCCCGATTTCTCTGCTGTGTATGTCCAATCATAATCCTGTTGTTCGGAGGTTCCATCGCTGTATGAGATTGTAATTGTTTCTTTTGTTGTGATAGTTGCCGAATCACCGTCTTCTTCATAGCTTGTAATCTCGTAATCATCCAGGGATTCTGTGATGCTTTTGGATGTCAAATTATCAACAAGTGTCTGTTGGGATTCGTATAACGCTGATCCTTCTGCCATATATGGAGAAACGCTGCTGAAGCTATCATAATTAATTGCGTCTATTAAGCCATACAGGTAGTTGTCCATCAATGTGACTGCTGTGTCAGGAATATCTCCTTCAGCACTGCTGTCAGCCGTTTTTGTTTCATCGGATTTACTGGATCCATCCGCTTCATATAACGTAGGCTTCTTGTTCTCCACTATCTCGGTGTTTTCACCGATGGAGCTGAAATAGTTATAATCTGCGTCATATGCTTGCCATTTCTTTGCTTTTTCATCATAGATCATGACGTAATTGAGTTCATGGGACTGCTCTTCTAGCTCAGTTGATGCTCCATCATAAATCTCAGCTTCATTGAACATTTGGCTGACATCAGCTGTTACCGCCCAGCCGGTGTCCAATTTGGTTACATTAAATGTATCCAGGTCGAATTCCGATGATAGGTAGGAACCCTCGTAGGAATAATCCCAAGAATCCAAACTGTCGATTTCGTCTTGGACCATCTGCTTAAATGGTTTTCCGGCATCTTTTAGCAGACTTGTGTCTTTTGCAGCTTTGGCATTTGCCAGCTGATCACCTACTGCATTGATCTGATCCATGATTTGTTTTCTCGTATCTTCTGTTATAGAACCTTCCACTTGCAGGTCACTGTATGGATTCGTATCCTCGCTGTAGAGGTCCATACTTTCTGTTGCAGCCATTTCTATCATATCGTGTGTCAGTTCAGCTGATACTTCGTGAGTACCTGGTACAAATGGGCCATATGTCTTTTCGAAGTCATCTGCGTCTGCTTGTCCAACTTCTTTCCCATCTACTTTAAGCACCGTATCTTTATAAGCAGTAGCTAGGGTTATGTAATATGGCTGAACGTTAATTTCGTAATTATCATACAGAAGAAGTTTTTTCCCATCCTTAGAAAGGTGGATAGGACCAGTGGCATACGCAACTGTTTCCTCTGTTTGGCTTCTCATATCCGCTACTAAAATGTCCAATTCTTCCGGATTTTCATTGTAGTAAGCTATGAGTCCCTGTACGGAATCCTCATCAATCTTGAGCTCTTTATCATCTGTAGTAAGGACCTTCGCGAGTTTCTTTGCATCTTTCTCTGCTAAAGCCGTTTCAAACTCGTCGATCACCTTATCTTTACTGGTCATTGCTTCACCAGTCTTGTAGCCGACAAACAAGATAATCAGTACTGCGATGACACTCGCTAGGATGATCTTGTTCTTCTTACTCATTTTCTTCTTGGGTGCGGTTTGCTGCTGGCGCTGGGGAGTGGGTGTTCCGCTTGCGCTTGTGCCGCAGTTATTACAGAACTGGGCGCCAGGCTTCAGTTCTTTACCGCATTCTTTACAGAACTTCATAAGTTCTCCTTTCCCTGTCTCATCAGGATAATAGTATAAAAATAATAAAGACAGCATTATTATTATAATCTTATCCTACTAAATATCTAGATGGTTAAGGGAATTAAATTGGAAAAATGGAAGTTTTATTAAATAAATCCAGTCAAAAGGGCCTTGGTGACTGTAGAAATTGATAATATAAATTAAACAAGAATTAAAGCCGTTTACAGGTTATAGTCAAAACGGACCATATCTCGGCACTGAATACCGTTTTCAAAAATAGGTTCTTCATAGTGGCGAAGAAAGAAATCATGCTCTATTGTTTTCATTCGGAAACCGCATTTTTGGTAGAAGGCGATTTGATCTATACTTGAATTGCCTGTCCCTACTTCCAATTTAGTATAGCCTTGTATGCGGGCTTGCCCAATGGCGTGGTGGATGAGTTTTTTACCGACCCCCTTACCTTGATCGGCTTCTCTTACTGAAATATTAACTACTTCCGCGGTGTCTGATCTAGTCTGCAATAGAACATAGATGCCGGAGATTTGATTGCCTATTTCTGCAATAAAACTGCTTCCAGAACGAAGGTATGCCTCTATCTTTGTTTTAGAAGGGTCTGCTTCGAGCAAAAGGTCCATGGGCGGGGTTTCAGTTGGGTGGAGCTTTCGTATCTTCATTACATCACTCCTCTTAGGTACTATAGTAGTTATTAAAAAGGCTGCCGAAATCATTCAGCAGCCTTTTATTACGGCAGGTATTTGACAATCATGACAGAACATTTCGCGCGTTTCGCTACACGGCTGCTGACACTTCCGAGGACGATTTCCTGGAGGGGATTCAGTCCGCGGCTGCCCATGATAATGAGATCAGCTCGGGTATCACGTGCATGCTCTAAGATCATGGGTACAGGTTCGCCGTGTTTCATGATCAGTTTGTAATGGATGGATGCTGCTTCGAACGCATCGCGGAAACGCTGGAGCTTTTCGTCACGTTTGCTTTGCAGTTGAATTGGATCCGTGCTGTGCAGAACATCTGCTTTTGTCTTTTCATAATCAAGTACTTGAATTCCTTCTACGTGGGTTCCCGGCTGTAGCTTTGCCAACTGTATGGCATGCTCTGCTGCAAGGAAGGAGTGGTCGGATCCGTCAATTGCCACTACGATCTTCTTATACATGGATGCACCGCCTTTTAATGGTTTGATACGTTCACATGTGCTGAATCGCTAGTTGTCAATTTGTGCATGAGTGCTTGGCTATCCTTGTTCAACCCCTCTAAGTAACGTAGGAGTCCTTCTCCCTGAATTTTAGCACGATTTTGTCAATGGCTGCCACTGCGGAGTCATCCTATACATGCGTGTTGGTGAAAGTGAGTGTTACTTGTTTTGCTGTATTCCCATATTAGTACTCAAAGCGATGAACAGAGAACCTTTGATAGTGTAGGGGTGTAATCGATAATTGTTGTTACTTTTTTCGACTTTCATTTTATTTTTAGAAGAAAAGTTGTCGAAAAAAGAGTGCATACAAACGTTTGTACAATTAATTCAACTTTACAATATCGGGTAGACAGTGGAATGGGCGCTTTATAAGCATATATAGTAAAAAGGCAGTACACATTTTTTCGCATGTGTACTGCCTTTTTGAGTGTATGCCCTTCCAAAGTGAATGGCTGATGCAAATGTTACAGCCGCACAGATCGCATCCAGACACCGATGCTTAAAAATATAACCCCTGTCAAAAGAAGAATACTAATAATGACGGGCGTTTGAGCTGCGGCATCGAATAAAGTGATCTGCAGACCGAACGTTTCTTTGAATTCATCCAAAATGGGGGCGGGAGCACCGGCAAAGGTAGTTTCCATAGCAGGCTGCATCAGAACGTCACGCAGTGCTGCAACCCCATAAGTCGGGGGAAAGAACTTGGTTATTTCCTGTACGAATACTGGCAGCTGTCCGATAGGAATATAGATTCCAAGCAGGAATCCGGATAGGGTGCCAACCAGAGTACCCATGGAAGAGAATGATTTCCGGGATCGGATTAAAACTGTAATGGCAAATAGGAAGGCGGCTGAAGAAAAAGTGATTAGCATGATTAAAACGATTGCCAATAGCAAGCTGTTCCAACTGACGGTAGGTTTGTCAGTCAGCCAAAAGTAGCTTTGGGCCAGCAATAATGCGCCTACAGAAAATAGAACAGCTATAAGCCAAGCGGATAATAAATATCCGATAACCAATTGGGTCCGGGTGATAGGTGTAATCAGCAGTGCGTGCAGCTGATTGCTCGCAGCATCCTCGATCATTGTGCCCAATACGGAAAGCGTGACTGTCAGTGAAATAACAACGATGATCCCGGCTAGAAGCCAGCTTTGCATGAGCTCTTTCATGCCGGCGGCTCCCTGCGCTGCTTGCTGGGCACTATCAGTTGTCACATCAGCGAGAAAAAGCAGATAAAGAACGATGATGATACCAGTCGTGAGTAAAGACATGAAGACAGCAGTTTTGTCACGAAAATATAGTCGGTTAGAGCGCTTTGTCAGCTGCCAGATTGTGTGCATGTATATTCTCCTTTACTAAGTTAATGAATACATCGTCCAGACTGCCTTTGATTAATTCAAAATCTGTGACAATACCTTCTAAATCTCGGAGGATATGGTATGCTTGCAAGCTATTTGAAACTAAAATCTGGAAAAAATCGTTCTTTAGGCTATAGCTGTAACGATGTTCACCTAAATACCTTACTGTTAATTCGTTATCGTTCACTTGTAAGCGCAATGTATCTGAAGCGTAAAGCCGTTTTAACTCTGCGGGTGTTCCTTGTGCTTTGATTCTGCCTTTATCAATGACAACAATTTGATCGGCTTCTGCTGCTTCTTCCATGTAATGCGTTGTCAGAAAAACAGTCATCTGGAGTTGCTGCTGCAGACTTGCAATGGTCTTCCATACATCGACTCTTGTTTGTGGATCCAGACCCGTTGTCGGTTCATCTAAAAATAGAATTGCTGGCCGGTGAAGGAGAGCCCGGGCGATTTCTGCACGCCGTTTCTGTCCGCCTGACAGCTGCCGGAATTGCTTTATAAGGATCGGTTCCAGCTGCAGGGTTTCGGTTACCCAGGAGATACTCTTCTGAGTCTCGTTTTTTGACAACCCATAGAACCTCCCCCACATGTCGAGATTCTCCTTTACGGTCAAAACATCATCCAGTACGTTATCTTGAAAAACCAAGCCGATCCGCTTGCGAATTTCTGCATCATTCTTGCCTGCTTGGAAGCCATCGACGAAGATAGATCCCTTTGACTGCTGGAGGCGGGTGGCGATCATATGGATGGTCGTCGATTTTCCCGCGCCATTTACGCCTAGAAATGCGAAAAGATGCCCTTTCTCCACATCAAAGGATATGTCATCCACCGCTTTAAACTTGCCATAGCTTTTCGTTAGATTTTTAATTCTAATTATTTTCATTCGCTCCAGCCTTCTTCCTTTTATAATTAGCCAGTTCTTCATTCAATTGCTTTGCTTCAACACTATGAATAAGGCGGTAGATGATCCACAGGACAATATAAATGAAGATAACAAGAGCAAATAATAACGCGAGCAGCTTCCAGTTACTTGTATCAAACCAGCCGAAGAGGGCAGCGGAACCTGTGAAAGTACCCAACACAACAAAGAGGAACAGAAGTGAGCGTGTAAAGATGTTAGACTCATTTGCTCGACCCAGAATCAAAATCTGTATCCACGTAAGGACAAAGGTAATAAGCAGGTTTTGAGGTACAAGGGCAATATCCATTGTGCTATTTCCGATAAAGAGATAAATGTATATGCTTGTTGCCAAAATAGAGAACATAAACATGATGCCCCATGATTGGATGAAACTTACAAAAGTCTTCATCATTCATTCCTCCTTGCCAATTCCGAGTTTATGTTTGAGCTGCGGTACGTATTGCCTGGAAATCATTACTTTTTCTCCGTTCGTGAGGGTGGCTGTAAGTTTACGGCCCAGTGCGGGCTTTAGTTTTTCCACCTTGGAGAGATTGACGATAACAGATTTGGATATACGTATAAGATCGGGACTGAAATGCGACTCCTCAATTTGGTACAGCTTTAATGAGGATTGATATACAGCGTTCTTATCATAAAGAAATACAGAATTATCTACTGACTCGATATAGTAGATAGAGTCAGGCTGCAGAAGATGCACTTCTCCATTCCTCTCTCCAGACAATCTTTCCTTGCTGGAGGCCGATAAGATTTTGGCGAGCTCCAAAATGCGAGAGTCTGTTTGACGGCAAGTGATTTGCACTTCGGTTTCGAGGCAATTATCGTCCTCTTGAATTGTGATTTTCATTGAGCGCCTCCTGTCTTTTATTTATTCGTATTTCCAGTGTAACGGTCAGCAGAGGAAAAACAATACCAGATGGTGTATCCTGCCAATAAGAGCAGTTAAGCTGCCATCTATGTATTGATCAAACGTTTGATAAAGATCGCTGACCGGGAAAAAGTAAATGATGAAGGAGGAGAATACAATGAAAACTGTTACCCTGCCGGATGGAACGGAACTCACTGCGATCGGACAAGGAACTTGGAATATGGGGGATGAAGACTCAAGGCGTCATAATGAAATTCAGGCTTTGCGCACAGGCATTGATCAGGAACTCCAGGTGATTGATACAGCAGAAATGTATGGAGACGGCCGCTCGGAACGCCTGGTACGGGAGGCGATAGCTAACCGCCGGGGGAATGTATTCCTTGTTTCGAAGGTGCTGCCATCCAATGCATCGTACGATGATGTGCTAGCAGCCTGCGACCGTTCCTTGGAGCGGCTAGGAACTGACTATCTGGATTTGTATCTGCTTCATTGGCGAGGAAGAGTGCCACTGGCAGAAACAGTGGCGGCTTTTGAACAGTTGAAGGAAGAAGGAAAGATTAAGCGCTGGGGTGTATCGAATTTCGATACAGATGATATGGAAGAGCTGTGGAATGTAGAAGACGGACAGAATTGTGCAGTCAATCAAGTGCTCTATAATCTTACTGCGCGAGGAATTGAATATGATCTGATTCCATGGCAGAAGGAAAAAGGTATTCCAATTATGGCGTATTGTCCGTTAGCGCAAGGTGATCGTAAGGAGATTCTGCACAATGCTGAAGTTCGTGAACTGGCAAAAACATATGATGTGTCCGTTTCCCAGATTGCTTTAGCGTGGACGATTCAGTCAGGACATGTGCTCAGTATTCCAAAAGCGGGACAGGCTCCTCATGCGGTAGAAAATGCGGAAGCTGCAAATCTTGTATTAAATAAAGAAGATCTTGCAAAATTAGACAAGGAATTCCCGCCACCGACGTCGAAAGTACCGTTGGAGGTCGTGTGAATGCATAGGCATTTTACATGACAGTTTATTCAGGCAACGCTATACTAAACGAGAAAAACTGCTAAAGGAGTGCTTTTAAATGAACTATGTAACACTGAACAATGGCGTGAAAATGCCACAGCTTGGCTTTGGAGTTTGGCAGGTTGGAGATGAAGAAGCAACTGCAGCAGTAGCGAAAGCACTTGAAGTTGGTTATAAAAGCATCGACACAGCAATGATTTATAAAAATGAAGCCGGCGTCGGCAAAGCAATCAAAGAAGCAAACGTGAACAGAGAAGATTTGTTCATTACAACAAAAGTCTGGAACTCCGATCAAGGTTTCGACAACACAATTGCAGCTTTTGAAGCGAGTCTTGAACGTCTTGGTCTTGAATACGTGGATCTTTATCTTATCCACTGGCCGACACCGCAGTACGATGAGTACGTGGATACATTCAAAGCATTAGAAAAACTTTACAAAGACGGTCGCGTGAAAGCAATCGGCGTATGTAACTTCGAAATCGAGCATTTGGAGCGTCTATTGAAAGAAACAGAGATCGTGCCAGTCTTGAACCAAGTGGAGTGCCACCCGTACTTGGCGCAAAACGAACTAAAAGACTTCTGTAAAAAGCATGATATCTTTGTAGAAGCATGGAGCCCGCTTGATCAGGGCGGCGATGTTCTTAAGGATGAAGTTGTGACAGCAATTGCTGAAAAGCTTGGTAAAACAGCTGCACAAGTTGTGCTTCGCTGGCACCTTCAGAATGACACAATCGTCATTCCGAAATCTGTAACGCCATCCCGTATCGAAGAGAACTTCCAAGTATTCGACTTCGAGCTTTCTGCAGAGGATATGGATGCAATCAATAAATTGGATTCAGGCCGCCGTAAAGGTGCACATCCAAATGATATGAATAAACGATAAGTGAGAAAGAGCGCCGAAATGGCGCTCTTTTTTTGCGTTGACAGTTATAGGGGGAAGTGATTGTATGGATGTAGAAATATGAGTGTAGGAAGGACTGGATTATGTATTGTCAGACATCATCGGTTTTATCATAATCATTTTGATTTTCGCGGTGCTGGTTAAATTCAGGGTGATTAGGATAGTTAGTAAGAATGGATATAAGTATAAGCAAACGAAGCACGAGTTAAATCTTACTTATAAGAAATTCAACGGTTTCGATTACTATTATTTTAAATTCAACCAAGGCAAGCTGATAACACTCTCTTATGATGTGGAAGTCCAGGAAGGAGAACTGATATTGGAATGGCA
Coding sequences within it:
- a CDS encoding aldo/keto reductase codes for the protein MKTVTLPDGTELTAIGQGTWNMGDEDSRRHNEIQALRTGIDQELQVIDTAEMYGDGRSERLVREAIANRRGNVFLVSKVLPSNASYDDVLAACDRSLERLGTDYLDLYLLHWRGRVPLAETVAAFEQLKEEGKIKRWGVSNFDTDDMEELWNVEDGQNCAVNQVLYNLTARGIEYDLIPWQKEKGIPIMAYCPLAQGDRKEILHNAEVRELAKTYDVSVSQIALAWTIQSGHVLSIPKAGQAPHAVENAEAANLVLNKEDLAKLDKEFPPPTSKVPLEVV
- a CDS encoding aldo/keto reductase, whose product is MNYVTLNNGVKMPQLGFGVWQVGDEEATAAVAKALEVGYKSIDTAMIYKNEAGVGKAIKEANVNREDLFITTKVWNSDQGFDNTIAAFEASLERLGLEYVDLYLIHWPTPQYDEYVDTFKALEKLYKDGRVKAIGVCNFEIEHLERLLKETEIVPVLNQVECHPYLAQNELKDFCKKHDIFVEAWSPLDQGGDVLKDEVVTAIAEKLGKTAAQVVLRWHLQNDTIVIPKSVTPSRIEENFQVFDFELSAEDMDAINKLDSGRRKGAHPNDMNKR